In Nitrosophilus labii, the following proteins share a genomic window:
- a CDS encoding type II secretion system protein: MRRSGFTLVELIFVIVIIGILAAVAIPKFKDLKQNAAAGNVIAVLSDLNGSGGPAAYLNAVELGGIAPSDLNLTNIYRFQGKDWDINATTNDSATYRKEQTDLNATFTYNNDGTITVKLYCDTGTDTGLASKRALNAKGYDCSTTGVTYTINLETQN; this comes from the coding sequence ATGAGAAGAAGCGGTTTTACTTTGGTTGAGCTAATCTTTGTAATAGTGATCATAGGTATACTTGCTGCTGTTGCCATACCTAAGTTTAAAGATCTTAAACAAAATGCCGCAGCTGGAAATGTAATTGCTGTATTATCTGATCTCAACGGAAGCGGAGGGCCTGCTGCATACCTAAACGCTGTAGAGTTAGGAGGAATTGCTCCTAGCGATTTAAATTTGACAAATATCTATAGATTTCAAGGAAAAGATTGGGATATAAATGCAACAACGAATGATTCGGCTACCTATAGAAAAGAGCAAACGGATCTTAACGCAACTTTCACTTATAATAACGACGGAACTATCACCGTTAAACTTTATTGCGACACGGGTACCGATACTGGATTAGCCTCCAAGAGAGCTTTAAATGCTAAAGGATACGACTGTAGTACAACCGGAGTTACATATACGATAAATCTAGAAACCCAAAACTAG
- a CDS encoding prepilin-type cleavage/methylation domain-containing protein — protein MKKSFTLVELIFIIVIIGILAAVAIPKFTGLTSNTKISSELATASTIQSAIEDVHSEWIMSEGTFNWGNQETTDCSDSNTANDGDFNCSSGYPILGDCNTNKPFGFILKNSSTVDAKWACKDNNDGTYFYKGPASTKNSGVNPSSDTKGKPDCSDYWIYDIKTGTFSLKDVADQTCTNVNEL, from the coding sequence ATGAAAAAATCCTTTACTCTAGTAGAACTTATCTTCATCATCGTCATCATTGGCATCCTTGCCGCTGTGGCGATACCAAAATTTACCGGACTTACCTCTAACACAAAAATCTCATCAGAATTAGCTACGGCTTCTACGATTCAAAGCGCCATTGAGGATGTTCACAGCGAATGGATTATGAGCGAAGGTACGTTTAACTGGGGAAACCAAGAGACAACTGACTGTTCCGATAGCAATACGGCAAACGACGGAGATTTTAACTGTAGTTCAGGATATCCTATACTTGGAGATTGCAACACTAACAAACCTTTTGGCTTTATACTTAAAAACTCTTCTACGGTAGACGCCAAGTGGGCGTGTAAAGATAACAATGACGGTACGTACTTTTACAAAGGTCCAGCATCTACTAAAAACAGCGGAGTTAATCCAAGCAGTGATACAAAAGGAAAACCTGACTGCTCCGATTATTGGATATACGACATCAAAACCGGTACATTCTCTTTAAAAGATGTTGCAGACCAGACTTGTACTAATGTTAATGAACTATAG